In Carettochelys insculpta isolate YL-2023 chromosome 11, ASM3395843v1, whole genome shotgun sequence, a genomic segment contains:
- the GLT8D1 gene encoding glycosyltransferase 8 domain-containing protein 1: protein MTFRKVNIAILVLAIVIFLLVLHHNLLGLSDFLKRDVSDSSPLGLQPIDFIPEVPQRLTDERNDQEIPVVITASNDRLGGVIAAVNSIYHNTKSNVVFHIVTLNDTVDHLRAWLSKTALKKVKYRILDFDPRILEGKVKVESEETDSIKPLTFARFYLPMFVPHAEKAIYLDDDVIVQDDIRELYNTPLKPGHAAAFADDCDSTSSKFAVRGAGNQYNYIGFLDYKKQTIRKLAMKASTCSFNPGIIVANLTEWKLQNVTKQLEKWMMLNVAEELYSRTLAGSIATPPLLIVFYKQHSNIDPMWNVRHLGSSTGKRYSAQFVEAAKLLHWNGHFKPWGRTASYADVWEKWYIPDPTGKFNLIRRHSEIYEAK from the exons TGAACATTGCCATCCTTGTACTTGCTATTGTTATATTTTTATTAGTTCTGCATCATAATCTTCTAGGTCTCAGTGACTTTCTGAAACGAGATGTATCAG ATTCAAGTCCATTAGGACTCCAGCCTATAGATTTCATACCCGAGGTTCCTCAAAGGCTGACTGATGAAAGAAATGATCAGGAAATTCCTGTGGTCATTACAGCATCAAATGACAGGCTTGGGGGTGTGATTGCAGCTGTGAATAGCATTTACCATAACACTAAATCCAATGTGGTGTTCCATATTGTCACTCTAAATGATACAGTGGACCATTTGAG GGCGTGGCTAAGTAAAACTGCTCTGAAAAAAGTGAAATACCGAATTTTGGATTTTGACCCTCGTATTTTGGAAGGTAAAGTGAAAGTGGAATCTGAAGAGACGGACTCCATAAAACCA TTAACCTTTGCAAGATTCTACTTGCCTATGTTTGTCCCTCATGCAGAGAAGGCCATATACCTGGATGACGATGTAATAGTGCAAG ATGATATCCGTGAACTTTACAACACACCACTGAAACCTGGCCATGCGGCTGCATTTGCAGATGACTGTGATTCAACCTCTAGTAAATTCGCTGTCCGTGGAGCAGGGAATCAG TACAATTATATTGGATTCTTAGATTATAAGAAGCAAACAATCCGGAAGCTAGCCATGAAAGCGAGCACCTGTTCTTTTAATCCAGGGATCATTGTTGCCAATCTAACAGAGTGGAAACTACAGAACGTCACGAAGCAATTGGAGAAATGGATGATGCTTAATGTAGC GGAGGAGTTATACAGCAGAACTCTGGCAGGCAGCATTGCCACACCGCCCCTTCTAATTGTATTTTACAAGCAACATTCCAATATTGATCCCATGTGGAATGTCCGACATCTAG GCTCTAGCACTGGAAAAAGATACTCTGCTCAGTTTGTGGAAGCTGCGAAGTTGCTCCATTGGAATGGGCATTTCAAACCCTGGGGCAGAACAGCGTCATATGCTGATGTCTGGGAGAAGTGGTACATCCCGGATCCTACTGGCAAGTTTAACCTGATCCGCAGACACTCTGAGATCTATGAGGCCAAATAA